From Chrysiogenia bacterium, a single genomic window includes:
- a CDS encoding TldD/PmbA family protein — MLSEPTVARVLKAALSRGGDFAEVYCEASTGTRILLEDGRLEDVVCGQDAGVGLRLVREGREVYGYSNDFSETALLEVARFLAGAANGAAGRQRFSFKKKRGAPMQRVLKKPARISLDEKVSYLERGNARARSVPDIRQVTVSLRDNEGDVLIANSEGLWAEDHRTYLTYSVHVVAERGDTVETGYEPVGGTLGYEILEGEQVEHVARVAADRARMLLRAPKARGGPMTVVLSSSAGGTMIHEAVGHGLEADLAQEELSVYADKLGERIASPLVTVIDDATLGGKRGSYRFDDEGVPGQRTVLVENGILKRFMESRITAGKDGARPTGNGRRESYEHLPIVRMSNTMIAPGSDDPGDIISSVHRGLLVTQMGGGQVNTVNGDFVFEVSEGFIIERGQIGHAVRGATLTGNGPKILMEIDRVGSDLGFGIGTCGKEGQGVPVADAQPTIRIPEIVVGGQH; from the coding sequence ATGCTCAGTGAGCCAACGGTTGCCAGAGTCCTCAAGGCCGCGCTCTCGCGCGGCGGCGATTTTGCCGAGGTCTATTGCGAGGCATCCACCGGGACGCGCATTCTCCTTGAGGACGGGCGTCTTGAAGACGTGGTCTGCGGCCAGGACGCCGGCGTGGGCTTGCGGCTCGTTCGCGAGGGGCGCGAGGTCTACGGCTACTCCAACGATTTTTCCGAAACCGCGCTGCTCGAAGTCGCGCGTTTCCTGGCCGGCGCGGCCAATGGTGCGGCGGGCCGCCAACGATTCTCGTTCAAGAAAAAACGCGGCGCCCCGATGCAACGGGTCCTCAAGAAACCCGCCCGCATCTCGCTCGATGAAAAAGTCTCCTACTTAGAGCGCGGCAACGCCCGCGCGCGCTCGGTTCCCGACATTCGGCAGGTAACCGTGAGTCTTCGCGACAACGAGGGCGATGTACTCATCGCCAATTCCGAGGGACTCTGGGCCGAGGATCACCGCACGTATCTGACTTACAGCGTGCACGTCGTCGCAGAGCGCGGCGATACCGTCGAGACGGGCTATGAGCCCGTCGGTGGCACACTTGGTTATGAAATTCTCGAAGGCGAGCAGGTCGAGCACGTCGCGCGCGTGGCGGCCGATCGCGCACGCATGCTGTTGCGCGCGCCCAAGGCGCGCGGCGGGCCCATGACGGTGGTGCTCTCGAGCAGCGCCGGCGGCACGATGATTCATGAAGCCGTCGGACACGGCCTCGAAGCCGACCTCGCGCAGGAGGAGCTATCCGTCTACGCCGACAAGCTCGGTGAGCGCATTGCCTCCCCGCTCGTCACGGTGATCGACGATGCCACCCTGGGCGGTAAGCGTGGTTCGTATCGCTTCGACGACGAAGGCGTTCCCGGCCAGCGCACCGTGCTGGTCGAAAACGGCATTCTGAAGCGTTTCATGGAGTCGCGCATCACTGCCGGCAAGGACGGCGCGCGCCCCACCGGCAACGGGCGCCGCGAGTCCTACGAGCACCTGCCCATTGTGCGCATGAGCAACACCATGATCGCGCCGGGCTCGGACGATCCCGGTGACATCATCTCCAGCGTACACCGCGGCCTGCTCGTTACCCAGATGGGTGGCGGCCAGGTGAACACCGTCAACGGCGACTTTGTTTTTGAAGTCTCCGAGGGCTTCATCATCGAACGCGGCCAGATCGGCCACGCAGTGCGCGGCGCAACACTCACAGGCAACGGCCCCAAGATTCTCATGGAGATCGACCGCGTGGGCAGCGATCTGGGGTTCGGCATCGGAACCTGCGGCAAGGAAGGCCAGGGCGTTCCCGTCGCCGATGCCCAGCCCACGATTCGCATTCCCGAAATCGTGGTGGGCGGCCAGCACTAG
- a CDS encoding DUF1285 domain-containing protein: MIDDEEQLPPGITPEMLAHFRNLISMDKECNWFYDGRPILHAKTLKVLNESMSRNDEGKLIVTIGNAWSYVHCEDAPYGVRAVRDVVEGGALVGLDLILTDQSTERLDPATLAVGEGNVLYCRVKNGKEEARFFRPAYYQLTQHLDEKDGEIVLRLGANSSPFGKREKPVQ, translated from the coding sequence GTGATCGACGACGAAGAACAACTCCCGCCAGGCATCACTCCTGAAATGCTCGCGCATTTCCGCAACCTCATCAGCATGGACAAGGAGTGCAACTGGTTCTACGACGGTCGTCCGATCCTGCATGCCAAAACACTCAAGGTTCTCAACGAGAGCATGAGCCGCAACGATGAAGGAAAGCTCATCGTCACCATCGGCAACGCGTGGAGTTACGTCCACTGCGAAGATGCGCCCTACGGAGTGCGTGCGGTTCGCGATGTTGTGGAAGGCGGCGCTCTCGTCGGTCTCGACCTCATTCTCACCGACCAAAGCACCGAGCGTCTCGATCCGGCCACTCTCGCAGTGGGCGAAGGCAACGTACTTTACTGCCGGGTAAAAAATGGGAAAGAAGAAGCACGCTTTTTCCGGCCGGCCTACTACCAGCTCACACAACACCTCGACGAGAAAGATGGCGAGATCGTCCTGCGCCTCGGCGCAAATTCATCGCCCTTCGGCAAGCGGGAGAAACCCGTCCAGTGA
- a CDS encoding rhomboid family intramembrane serine protease encodes MIPYRDENPTRTTPVLIYVFIALNVAAFLYSIFTPEGFEHWIMRWGLIPAALWKNPGGGMPPHYVGLFSSMWLHGGFLHILGNMWFLWIFGDNVEDHLGHGRFITFYLVCGVIATLTHALIAHEATVPLVGASGAIAGVLAAYLRFYPRHRVRAVIPLFITAFFVRLPAAVFIFFWLAMQLLGQLQWQAMVAAGQQGGGVAYGAHLGGFAAGFILAGPFAHGRGEPRRPPPDRGW; translated from the coding sequence GTGATCCCCTACCGCGACGAGAACCCGACCCGCACCACGCCGGTGCTGATTTATGTATTCATTGCGCTCAATGTCGCGGCTTTTCTCTACAGTATCTTCACCCCAGAGGGTTTCGAACACTGGATTATGCGGTGGGGACTCATTCCCGCGGCGCTCTGGAAGAACCCCGGCGGCGGAATGCCGCCGCACTATGTCGGCCTTTTCTCCTCCATGTGGTTACACGGCGGGTTTCTTCACATCTTGGGCAACATGTGGTTTCTCTGGATCTTTGGCGACAATGTCGAAGATCACTTGGGACACGGACGCTTCATCACGTTCTATCTGGTGTGCGGCGTAATCGCTACGCTCACCCATGCGCTCATCGCCCATGAGGCCACTGTTCCGCTCGTCGGGGCCAGCGGCGCGATTGCGGGGGTGCTGGCCGCCTACTTGCGCTTCTACCCGCGCCACCGGGTACGCGCGGTCATTCCGCTCTTTATCACGGCGTTTTTTGTGCGGCTTCCCGCCGCAGTGTTTATCTTCTTTTGGCTGGCAATGCAGCTTCTGGGGCAGCTTCAGTGGCAGGCGATGGTTGCCGCCGGACAGCAGGGTGGCGGCGTTGCCTATGGCGCACACCTGGGCGGATTTGCCGCGGGATTCATTCTTGCCGGACCCTTTGCCCACGGGCGCGGAGAACCCAGGCGCCCGCCACCTGATCGCGGCTGGTAA